In Deltaproteobacteria bacterium, the sequence ACCAACGGCCAATTCCGCGTCGAGCACGACCTCGCCGAGCTCGGCGATGCGGTGAGCCACCACTGGGGCCGCATCTTCTACAAGGTCAAGACGCCGGTGTCGCTCGACGGCATGTACGTGCACAACACGTTCGTTGCGTTCGGCCGCCCCGAGACCAGCAACGGCGCCGAGTCACGCCTGGTCGACACCGTGATGGCGCCCGATGGCACCCACCAGTTCCTCTTCAACGTGCCCGACGATTCCTGCTGCGCGGGCTCGTCCTACGACTTCACCTACGACGACGCCTGGCACTGTGCCGAGTGGTACGTCGATGGCGCCACGGCGAGCTTCCAGTTCTTCTACGACGGCACCGAGGTCACGGACATCGCGCTCAGCGGGGTCGGCGACGCGTACATCGAGGACTTCACGTCGATCATCGTCGGCTGGATCGACTATCAGTCGCCCAGCACGCCCAACGAGGGGTGGTCCGACGACCTCGCGATCGACGACAGCCGCATCGGCTGCAACTGAGCGGGCCCGCGCGGGCGACCGCCGGCGCCGGGCGAGAGCTCCCTGCCCGACGCGCAGCGACGCGGGCGGTGGTAGGCTCGCATCCGTCGATGCAACGCAGGATCGCCGTCGTCGTGTTCTCGTTCGCCGCGCTCGCCTGCGGCCCGCGTCAGCGCGCGACGCAGCCGCTGGCGCAGCCCGTCGCGCCGCGACCCAACACGCTCGCGTGTCCGACGGGTACCACCGCCCACGGCGACGTCACGCAGCGGGCGTGGTGCGAGCGCAGCGACGGCGCCATGCATGGCCCCGTGCGCGCCGTGTTCTCCTCCGGCGCCCTGGCGCTCGAGGGCAGCTACGACGCGGGCGTGAAGCACGGCCTGTGGCGCAGCTACTACGACGGCGGGCAGCTGCGCAGCGAAGAGCACTACGATCGTGGCAAGCCGATCGGCACCTGGGTGACCTACTTCGCCGACGGTCGGCGAGCGACCGAGTCGCTGCAGCGCGACGATGGCAGTGTCGCCTTCCGCAGCTTCGACGAGACTGGCCGCAAGCTGCGACAGGGCGTGCTGGTCGATGGTGTCGAGCACGGCGAGTGGACCGAGTGGGATGCCGCGGGCACCGAGCTGCACTCGCGCTGGGACCACGGTCGCAAGACCACCGCGTCCTCGGGCGCATCGCCGTCGATCGGCGTCGCGTCGTGCGACGAGTACATCACCAAGTTCGTGGTCTGCGTCGAGCAGAACGTGCCCGAAGCTGCCCGAAAGCAGATGATGGAGGCGATCGAGGCCTCGGCAACGGCTTGGCGGGAGGCCGCCGCCGGCCCGGGACGCGACGGGCTCGAGGCGGCCTGCCGCACTGCGATCGACGCGGCACGGCAGGCGACCACGGCGATGGGCTGCAGCTGGTGAACCGTGCGCCGCGCGGGCGCGCCCGCTACCTGCGATTGTCGAGCGGCACGCCGTAGGCCCAGTCGGTCGCCTGCACGCTGGTGTGGCAGCCGATGCAGAAGCCGACCTGCCCGGTCTCGTGCACGGTGCCATCGGCGTCGAGTCGGCCCCACCACCAACCGCCGCTGGTCGAGGTCGGATCGCCCTTGGCCATGACGGTGTAGCCGGTGACCACGCCCGCGTCGTCGAGGTGCTCCTTGAGCAGCATGGCGCCGTCGGGGAAGCTCACCGACGGGGCCGCGCCATCGGGATCGATCATGCCGTAGAGGTCGACCGCCTCGGAGCTCGCCCACATCTGGACGGTCTTCGCGAGCCCGTGCTCGCTCGCGCGGCCCTCGGCGCTGATCTGCGTGAAGCTGGCCTGGTAGTCCATCGCGCGCGCCAGCACGGCCTGCTCGTCGAAGCCGCCGCCGCCGTCGCTCGAGTCCGCGGCGGTGTCGCCGGAGCCGTCGTCGTCGCCGTCCGCGGCGGTGCACGCCAGCGCGAGCACGAGCGGCAGCAGCGACCGGCGTCGCGTCGCGATCATGGTCCGCTTCATCGTCATGGTCATGGTCATGGTCATGGTTCGTCAGGCTCCCTGCGCGCACGCGCGCTCGTTGCTTCGACCTCGAACAGGACACCCGCCTGCTCCAACACCGACCGCGCCGCCGCGATCGCGGCCGGCTCGAGCTCGGCGAGCAACGGCGGCAACGGCAGGCCACAGCGCTCGGCCAGCGCCGCGAGCCCGGCGACCTTGGGCCGGAAGACCCCGAGCGCCTGCGTCCGCGCGTGGCGAAACACGAACACGAGCGTGGGCTTGTCGCCGTCGCCCATGGCCTCGCCGCGGCGGTACTGCTCGACGACCGCGGGCACATCGAAGCTGTACTGCCGCACGAACAGGCGCCGCTCGAGCCCGTCCTTCGTCACCAGATCGGCGTCGTCGGGCACGTCGGGCGCGTGGTAGGCCCGCACCCGCAGCCACTCGTAGTCGGCGAGCTGGGCCCAGCGGGTCGCACCGCCGTGGGGCTGCGCGGCGATCCAGCTCGGGAACGACGCGCCGAAGCGATTCGGGTCGCTACCGGTCGGCGGGTGCGCGAGCGCGTAGGCCGACACGACGTCGTCCCACGCTGGCGTGGCCGCATGCACGATCGCCGCCCGCGTGGCCGGGAAGACGTCGCGCAGCACCTTGTCGAGGTTGCGCCGCACGAGCGTGGTGTAGAAGCCGAGGTTGGCGGTGCCCGACGGGCTGGGGCCGAGCACGACCTCGGTCACCGCTGCACTGCAGTGCCCCAGCAGCATCGGCCGCAGGTGCGCGAAGAAGCCCTCGAGCGCCGCTTCGGTCATGCTACCTCCGCGGCGGCCACGATGCGGCGTTGGATCGCACGGGCGCGATCGGCCTCGTCGAGCACGCGCGCCAGCGGCGGGATCGCGTTGTCCCACTCCACCAGGGTCGGCAGTGCGCCACGGCGGGCGATGACGGCCTCGTACATGCGCCAGACGATGTCGTGCACCGGCGCGCCGTGGTTGTCGATGCGGCGGCCGTCCTCGAGCACCGAGCCGGCGAGGTGCACCTGTACGGCGTGCTCGAGCGGCAGTGCGTGCAGCAGCTCGAAGGGGTCGCGTCCGAAGTTGCTGGCGTTCACGAACACGTTGGCGACGTCGAGCAGCAGCCCGCAGCCAGCGCGCTCGATGACCTCGCGGACGAACGCGCCCTCGTCGTCGACCGAGCCGGGCATCACCGCGTAGTAGGTGATGTTCTCCAGCGCCAGCGGCCGTTGCAGGCGGTCCTGCAGCTCGCGCACGCGCGCCGCGGTGTGCTTCGCCGCGGCCGTGCACCACGGCAGTGGCAACAGATCGTAGAACGCGGTGCCCGCGATGCTCGCGTAGCACAGGTGATCGGAGTAGGTGACCGAGCCGAGCTCGTCCATCAACGCTCGCAGCGATGCGATCGCTCCCGGCTCGAGGGGATCGGGCCCGCCCGGCGACATCGACACGCCGTGGGTGGCGATCGGCCAGCGCTCGGCGCACGAGCGCAGCACCTGCCGCGGCCAGCCGCCATGCCCGACGTAGTTCTCCGGCGTGATCTCGAGGAAGTCGAGCTGCCGCTCGCACGCGAGCAGCTCGGCGTAGTGTTCGCGACGCAGGCCGATGCCCACGCCGGCAATCGGGCGCGCGTGCATGTTGCGGTGTTCCTCGGGAGCGCGCGGAAGGACGAGGATCCGGGAGCGCACGCCTTCCGCACGCGCACGCTCCCGCGCGGGCCGATCAGCCGGTCGAGGTCGATCCGGGGCAACCGGCCGTGGTGCCGGGGCAGCCCGCCGTCGTGCCGGGGCAGCCCGCCGTGGTGCCGGGGCAGCCCGCCGTCGTGCCGGGGCAGCCCGCCGTCGTGCCCGGGCAGCCTGCCGTCGTGCCGGGGCAACCCGCGGTCGTGCCGGGGCAGCCCGCCGTCGTGCCGGGGCAGCCCGCCGTCGTGCCGGGGCAGCCCGCCGTCGTCCCGCTCATCGTGTTGCTGGCCGACATCATGTTGGTGCTGTCGTCGTTGTCGTCGTCCTCGCCGCACGCAGGCGCGAACACGACGGTGGCGGACAGCGCGAGTGCTTCGAGAACGGCTTTCAGGTCAGTCTTCATCGGTGTCGTCCTTGGGGCCCGTCGAGGGTTCGCGGCGGGTATTCCAAGGTGCAGACCGCGGTTACGCGGGCTGCAGATTTTTTCGACACGGTCCCGCGCCCGCGCGCCGCCACCCTTGGATTCACCCGTCACAGGGCGCGAGCGTCGGGGCGAATGCGGTCTTCGCCGCATCATCCATGGCGCCCACGAGCAGCCGGCGAGAGGCACAGATCGCGTCGGCGCGTGCCGCATCGGTGCGACGCAACACCTCCCAGTCGAGGCTCGCGACCGGCACGCCACCATCGACGCAGCGCCAACGCATGACGCCATGACGGACCTCGGCGCGTTCGGCCGGCGCGCCGTCGCAGCTCGCGGTGATCGCTGGATCGTCGAGGTTGCGATCGAAGCCGCCGTAGGCCTCGACCGGCTGGCGATCCCGCATCACGGACATCGGCGCGAACAGGCCGCTCGCATCGGTGCCGCGGAACACCGGGCCGTAGGCATCGACCACGGTCGCGTCGGGCCGCGCCTCCGCGTGGCAACCATCGCAGTCGTTGCGCTCGG encodes:
- a CDS encoding cytochrome P460 family protein, with the translated sequence MTMTMTMTMKRTMIATRRRSLLPLVLALACTAADGDDDGSGDTAADSSDGGGGFDEQAVLARAMDYQASFTQISAEGRASEHGLAKTVQMWASSEAVDLYGMIDPDGAAPSVSFPDGAMLLKEHLDDAGVVTGYTVMAKGDPTSTSGGWWWGRLDADGTVHETGQVGFCIGCHTSVQATDWAYGVPLDNRR
- a CDS encoding putative DNA-binding domain-containing protein → MTEAALEGFFAHLRPMLLGHCSAAVTEVVLGPSPSGTANLGFYTTLVRRNLDKVLRDVFPATRAAIVHAATPAWDDVVSAYALAHPPTGSDPNRFGASFPSWIAAQPHGGATRWAQLADYEWLRVRAYHAPDVPDDADLVTKDGLERRLFVRQYSFDVPAVVEQYRRGEAMGDGDKPTLVFVFRHARTQALGVFRPKVAGLAALAERCGLPLPPLLAELEPAAIAAARSVLEQAGVLFEVEATSARARREPDEP
- a CDS encoding DUF692 domain-containing protein codes for the protein MHARPIAGVGIGLRREHYAELLACERQLDFLEITPENYVGHGGWPRQVLRSCAERWPIATHGVSMSPGGPDPLEPGAIASLRALMDELGSVTYSDHLCYASIAGTAFYDLLPLPWCTAAAKHTAARVRELQDRLQRPLALENITYYAVMPGSVDDEGAFVREVIERAGCGLLLDVANVFVNASNFGRDPFELLHALPLEHAVQVHLAGSVLEDGRRIDNHGAPVHDIVWRMYEAVIARRGALPTLVEWDNAIPPLARVLDEADRARAIQRRIVAAAEVA